The DNA region TGCAAGCAATGTAGCAAAAAGCAGGCAAATGAAGACTTTGTTGGCCAAATGTTGGACAGAATTTTACCAATATTTTGTTGAAATAAAATACCAAAAATGCACTCATAGAAAAATTATTAATTGTATATACAAATATTTACTCTCCAACACTAAATCTGAACAATTATTGGCAGTACAAATTATACCTAAAAAGATACCGATTACATCAATACCCAGTTCTATTTTGGATAACATCCAAGCAGCTTTCATAGCTCACCTCTAAAACTGAAAATCTGCTTCGGGTAACTAAGGCCACAAAAAGTGCCCTCCCTACGCTTCTTATTCCAATAAACCTACAACTGGGTATACCAAAAAATTCAAAGCCAGCTAACAACCGCTTACGCAACTAGCGTACTGGGCAATGTTGATTATAAAAATACTCCCGAAATGTTGAATACAAAAACCTACAAACAACGGCGAGGCCTATCCACTAGATGTACTTGTTGTTTACCGATTATTAATTCGAGGAAAGCGTGAAAGTACCTTCAAAATTGACATAGAAACCCGCTCCAGATGATGCATAATTTCGACCTTCATGAGTTCCACTACCCTCAATACCTGCGAACCGACCAGTTCCTTGCGTGTAGGTGAATGTACCTTCAAAGTCAACAAATTTACCATCTCTAGAGGTGGTACTATTGCCTTCAAATTTATTCGCAACAGTAGATCCATCTTCGAAGGTTAATATCTCATATCCCCAATATGTTGCATTCCCGTTAATGTCATCAATTATTTCTGTAGCGGTTACTTCTGCAACTTCACCGTTTTCCAGAAATGCTAGACCCTTTGCCCTAAGAAGCATGACACTGTGGCCGGATACATCTCCTACGTCAATAATCTTCATGTCTTCTTGTGATACCTGAGCTACTATTCGGCCTTTTAGAGTTTGGGCTTCCTGTGATTGCTGGGCAAAAAACGATGATGGCATCGTAAATAAAGAAAATAGAATTGCTACTAACATACACCGCATCGGACTATGCATAATACCTCCCGTTTTATTAGCGTAATATTAATAAGAGGTAAGCCTTCTTAGATGAGGAATAGGAAATTAGCTACTATAATTCAAACTTTGCGATCTAGGACTAAAAAATCAAGTATTCAGAGCTACATGTGACCTTATCCTAAACAGTAAGCTCTGAAGTTGGAAATTTGGTGCATATTATTACCGAAAAACGTGCTTTAAAGTATATGAGGCTGTAAATGTATATATAAGACAAACATGAATTACAGGAAAGTGAATATCCAGCCAAGTATCAGACATTATTTGAGTAGGCGAAAAGGTATCTATTTTAATTTTGTTTCAAAGACGGTTTTAAGACCTCTGGTTAGTGCTACTGGCCAACTAGATATATGTGTTTCACCCTCATAAAGGTGTGATTCCCAGGTTACTCCTTTGTATTTACGATTATTGATTAACTCATTAAAGTTTTTCCATGGCTCAATAATAACTGATTGATCTAACCCGCCTACAGCCGTAAACACCCGAGCCTGAAGTTCTGAATTGTTAGAAAAATATTGATTTTCATATTGCCAAATTACCTTATTATTCCATGCAAGTGCCGGACTTACAATTATATAACGATTGAAAATATCAGGTTTTGTAAATAGTGTATAGGTGCAAAACAATCCGCCAAATGACATACCGGCTAAAACTCGTTCATCTGTGATTCTGTAGTTTTGTTCTATAAAAGGTATCAATTCGGTTGAGATGAATGTTTGAAAATCGCTAGCTCCGCCTGCTAAATGCCATTCACCCCAAATTTTCCCTTCATCTTTTGTAGGGGTGAAGTCTCGTGATCGTTTTTGCCACCAATCTTGCATGGATCCTTCATAGGAAATTCCAACAACTATCAATTCGGGTATTTCTTTGCTCCATGATAGCCAGTCCACAATATCTCGAGCCATGCCAAATGATTTATCACCATCAAGGACCATTAATAGTGGATATTTATTCTTTGTGTTATTGTAAGAAGGTGGTAAGCCGACATTTAATACGAAATCATCTTCTACATTGGATGAACTGATTTGATTAACCTTAGTTTCATAGTTCGACTGCTGAGCATTGATAGCCATGAGAGGCATCAAAATCAATATCACTAGAAAGGCACGAATTTTCTTCATTTTTCCTCCTCTTTGTCTATCATAATATTAAGTGGATATATGGATATTATCTGGATTCCAGATATTCCATGTCGCTTGAAATTCATATGCTCCTAAAATTCCCTATAACTTTTAAGTTTACTGGATATTATTTTCTACCAGTTCTTGAATAGGTTCAAAGGTAGTTTTTACGTTGTTCCATACATCCTTTGTGCCGGGATAATTTAAATAATAAGATACCAGGCCACCTATATTTCTTATTTGTAACTCTTTGTCTTCCCTTCTGCTGGAAGTACGCATGACTTGTACATACCAGCTTTCTAAGGTGTTTAGCAGGCGGAGGTGAATATGTTGAAAAACAATTTTTTCACCTGGATCCAGAGCTTCCAAAGAAGTTCTGCCACGGTGAATAATAGATCCGATTTCCGGTGACTGTGACATCTTATCACAGAATACATTCAACGAATCATAGGTATGTCTAAAAGCATTGAGTTCTCTCTGGTGGTTTATAATTTTTACCTGTATAGCAATATAAATAAGCGTAATAAATACAGCTATCGTACTGGCGATTTGAGCAACTACACTTAGAGCTTCCCAACTCATAATAACTACCTCCGTATTGTTAACTTTGCGTGGAATCCGGTTCATTCATTGTAGAATGCAATAACTCAATTTTCCATTGATCCCTCTCTTTGGTAAAGACCGCACTTTCGGTCCACTCAAAATGGCGCTCTTGACTACCTTGGAGCATTGTGCCATTATTTTTATATACCATCCAAGCTGTTGGTCCTCTCACCGTTGTTTGCATATCAGAGAACTCGTAAGAGAGGCTTGCATCCCCTTCGAATCGTTTAATAAAACTTATGAACTTATCGGTATCCCACACTGGACCATTCTCAACCAGAATAAAATCGTCTGATGTAACTTCACGTATTCCGTTATAATCATAATTGGAAATGCAGTTAAAGAAGCT from Halalkalibaculum roseum includes:
- a CDS encoding alpha/beta hydrolase is translated as MKKIRAFLVILILMPLMAINAQQSNYETKVNQISSSNVEDDFVLNVGLPPSYNNTKNKYPLLMVLDGDKSFGMARDIVDWLSWSKEIPELIVVGISYEGSMQDWWQKRSRDFTPTKDEGKIWGEWHLAGGASDFQTFISTELIPFIEQNYRITDERVLAGMSFGGLFCTYTLFTKPDIFNRYIIVSPALAWNNKVIWQYENQYFSNNSELQARVFTAVGGLDQSVIIEPWKNFNELINNRKYKGVTWESHLYEGETHISSWPVALTRGLKTVFETKLK
- a CDS encoding nuclear transport factor 2 family protein; this encodes MKSFIFACLILLVLVSNHTKSNNEINFEAEEIKVEETLKSFFNCISNYDYNGIREVTSDDFILVENGPVWDTDKFISFIKRFEGDASLSYEFSDMQTTVRGPTAWMVYKNNGTMLQGSQERHFEWTESAVFTKERDQWKIELLHSTMNEPDSTQS